The sequence below is a genomic window from Pleurocapsa sp. PCC 7327.
TGACGTGCATCATCAACCAATTAGATTTCAAAGCCGGAACTAACGGAGCAGAGGCTTGCATCTCTGAGGGAAGAGATAGAGCGGCAAAAGCCGTAATTCCCATCGCTACTGGAGTTGTCGCTACGCCCACCAAACGACTGCGACTCATTCTCTCGGCAATTAGGTGAACGGTGGTTATCCCCCAAGTCAGGAAAAATAGCGATTCGTATAAATTGCTCAAGGGGAAATAACCCGCCTCTAGCCAACGAGCGCCCAGTAAAGCAGCGATACACAAGTTGGCAATCCAGACTCCTGCCGTTCCTAAAGCTGATAGATAAGGAATTTCTGGAAAGGCAGCACCTCCCCAGTAAATCAGCATCGTCAAAAATAAAACTAAGAACGAAGTATTGTCTAGAATGTTTTGAAGGGTTACTAAATCCATAATCTTCTAAGAAAGTTTTTTAATAACTGACAGCACTAAGCTTGTCATTATTCAATTGTAGGTTATTGGTCATTTGTCCTTGGTTATTTGTCCTTTGTTCTTGGCGTACCGATAATCAGTCAGTGATATCGGGGTCTTCCTAAGGTCGTGATATAAATGACGGCTTCATCTTCAGGAATTCCCAAAACCTCATTCACTTGGTCGTCAAAAAAGCCGCCAATGCCGCTTGCGCCGAGATTGAGATGAATGGCTGCCAGATTGAGTCGCTGTCCTAAATGTCCAGCATCCATGTGTAGATAGCGGTAGGCGCGATCGCCATATTTAGCGATTGCCTTCTGTAAATCGGCGGTATGGAAAACCACAGCCGCCGCATCCCTACCCAATTCTTGCCCCAAACACAAAAAATGCAACTCGCGTCGAAAGTTTTTGAAGCGAATTTGCCGCAGTTCTTGAGCTTTGGGCGCGTAGTAATAACAGCCTTCTTCTAATCCCGTCACGCCAGACACTGCTACAAAGGTTTCAATTAAATCCAAATCAAAATAGTCTGGAGAGAGATCCAATCCCTGGTCGATATAATCTTCGGGATGATAGGTAAAATTCAGTAGCGCTTTTAGTTCCTCTAGGGTCAGCTCTTCGCCAGTGTAAGCGCGAGTAGAACGCCGCCTCAGAATAGTACTTTCTAGTTCTGAGAGCCTCTCTCCCCAATCAATGGGATTAGTTTTTGTAGAAATTTTTAGACAGAAGGGAAAGTTATATTTATCCTCTAAGGAAATCGCCTCCTCTACTCGTTCGGGGGGAGCTGGGGGTTCGGCGCGATCGATCTCAGTTGCTTGATGAAAATAGCCCAACAAATCTCCGTCGGGAATCTCTGGATATTGTGTCTGAATATCAGAAGCTAAGGCAGTCGTACCGCTAGGCAAATGTTGTCTAATGTCTAGCAAATCTGCTAGAGGAATGACTGTAA
It includes:
- a CDS encoding SagB/ThcOx family dehydrogenase: MAYLQTSIATHYHERTKYHPETIASKNKALDWANQPSPFKEYKIGNAIDLKPYLSEERGTSSEPSDRNWRRLSRLLFCSYGLTAKLPTMGAPVYLRAAPSAGGLYPAEVYLISRGTPLLGAGLYNYQPQNHSLIHFWASEVWNDLQAACFWHPALENTQLAIVTTAIFYRSAWRYEDRAYRRIFLDTGHLLGNIELASAMNDYRPHLIGGFRDRAMDALLYLDPEQEGVITVIPLADLLDIRQHLPSGTTALASDIQTQYPEIPDGDLLGYFHQATEIDRAEPPAPPERVEEAISLEDKYNFPFCLKISTKTNPIDWGERLSELESTILRRRSTRAYTGEELTLEELKALLNFTYHPEDYIDQGLDLSPDYFDLDLIETFVAVSGVTGLEEGCYYYAPKAQELRQIRFKNFRRELHFLCLGQELGRDAAAVVFHTADLQKAIAKYGDRAYRYLHMDAGHLGQRLNLAAIHLNLGASGIGGFFDDQVNEVLGIPEDEAVIYITTLGRPRYH